Proteins encoded by one window of uncultured Fibrobacter sp.:
- a CDS encoding M23 family metallopeptidase, producing the protein MPVEFQEYTRKRKSFNTQHKFPLIRLVLVAVAALTAYFSGFVSKIANALPLPGNEEEKPVETWDYRCKLYGGKPFTIKKNLAQCSWVLVDSIPVSRLPNPFLRYVGSLRKTEKSKLHWIAPIADFGNALLVVHEDSVQSVYLRYMKPDSSYIWVSKNTGCKFPGVCPRLPLEWSALSIDEGFDFEGQESLLAMDVFSGIGEAPIYPVLAGRVLETGHDSLGYFVEIDHGYNVTSKTLGMGAPNDSLSVGDTVGVQSVLGRLSPKDSATFFLSVRLNGQFVRWNDFYASTHPVALDSLASFEKLNGF; encoded by the coding sequence ATGCCTGTCGAGTTCCAAGAATACACACGTAAGCGCAAATCTTTTAATACTCAACATAAGTTCCCGTTAATCCGACTCGTGCTAGTGGCCGTGGCGGCTTTGACGGCTTATTTTTCGGGATTCGTCTCGAAAATTGCAAATGCGTTGCCGCTTCCTGGCAACGAAGAAGAAAAGCCGGTTGAAACCTGGGATTACCGCTGCAAACTTTATGGCGGCAAGCCGTTCACGATAAAAAAGAACTTGGCGCAGTGCTCATGGGTGCTGGTCGATTCCATTCCTGTTTCGCGCTTGCCGAACCCGTTCTTGCGTTACGTGGGTTCTCTCCGTAAGACAGAAAAGTCTAAACTCCACTGGATTGCCCCGATTGCAGATTTCGGTAATGCGTTACTTGTGGTGCATGAAGACAGCGTGCAGTCGGTGTATTTACGTTATATGAAACCGGATTCCAGCTACATATGGGTGTCCAAGAATACGGGGTGTAAGTTCCCTGGTGTGTGCCCGAGACTCCCGTTGGAATGGTCGGCGCTTTCGATTGACGAAGGCTTTGATTTTGAAGGCCAGGAATCATTGCTTGCGATGGATGTGTTTAGCGGTATCGGCGAGGCTCCGATTTATCCGGTGCTTGCCGGGCGCGTGCTCGAAACGGGTCATGATTCCCTTGGTTACTTTGTTGAAATTGACCATGGCTATAACGTGACTAGTAAAACATTGGGCATGGGCGCCCCCAACGATTCCTTGTCGGTGGGTGATACCGTTGGCGTGCAGTCGGTGCTGGGCAGGCTTTCTCCGAAAGATAGTGCGACCTTCTTTTTGTCGGTTCGTTTGAATGGCCAGTTCGTGCGTTGGAACGATTTTTACGCTTCGACGCATCCTGTCGCACTTGATTCGCTTGCGTCGTTTGAAAAGTTGAACGGTTTTTAA
- a CDS encoding STAS domain-containing protein — translation MPQLKNYREVGIFDLMSAPLNPIGAFDAEQFKKDVRDLLAEKPDEKYLAVDLTGLDFVYSDAYNAFIQFQQEMDDRKGIFAVLTNNQTILVGLKKAGLDKSIMVFAYEEDLMSFSLQAQSPAAAEPDVIEVTHDEQVPVASQNMGSTMGSIEGAPSAHLDRRTGQHRRFTKSFNAIAKEEPAENSKKKGLDVPFDEEPSSAKTVIIVALLLLAAVGGAIAIFSL, via the coding sequence ATGCCGCAATTAAAGAATTATCGCGAAGTTGGAATTTTTGATTTGATGTCCGCCCCCCTGAACCCGATTGGGGCGTTTGATGCCGAACAGTTTAAGAAAGATGTTCGCGATCTTCTCGCTGAAAAGCCTGACGAAAAGTATTTGGCCGTCGATTTGACGGGTCTCGACTTTGTCTATAGCGACGCATACAATGCCTTTATCCAGTTCCAGCAGGAAATGGATGACCGCAAGGGCATTTTTGCCGTCCTTACCAATAACCAGACGATTCTTGTTGGCCTCAAAAAGGCTGGTCTTGACAAGAGCATCATGGTCTTTGCTTACGAAGAAGACTTGATGTCGTTCTCGTTGCAGGCTCAGTCTCCGGCTGCTGCTGAACCCGATGTCATTGAAGTGACTCATGACGAGCAGGTTCCGGTCGCATCGCAGAACATGGGCAGCACCATGGGCTCTATCGAAGGAGCTCCGTCTGCACACTTGGATCGTCGCACCGGTCAGCACCGCAGGTTTACCAAGAGCTTCAATGCGATTGCCAAGGAAGAACCGGCGGAAAATTCGAAGAAGAAGGGCCTCGATGTTCCGTTCGACGAAGAACCGTCTTCGGCCAAGACCGTGATCATTGTTGCCTTGCTTTTGTTGGCTGCTGTGGGCGGTGCCATCGCGATTTTCAGCCTTTAG